The Bombus huntii isolate Logan2020A chromosome 6, iyBomHunt1.1, whole genome shotgun sequence genome window below encodes:
- the LOC126866594 gene encoding acidic leucine-rich nuclear phosphoprotein 32 family member A isoform X1: protein MSYGVLLITVQPSWTSPLCHQLTRIKELVLDNCRSTHIVGLTDEFVALESLSLINVGLTSLKGFPKLSSLKKLELSDNRISGGLNLLQSSPKLTHLNLSGNKIKDLDTLQPLKEFKNLKNLDLFNNEVTNLDNYREKVFSLIPSLRCLDGFDTDDCEVDDSEGEDDEVNGNEDGDGDANEEDSEEVSDEEEFVFEEGDVGLEAVYKDGLEDESDEDDFLCDEEEEEEDDDNEDDEQDEEEESSPARGKKRKHEDVGDSGN from the exons ATGTCTTATGGCGTATTACTGATCACTGTGCAGCCATCTTGGACGAGTCCACTCTGTCACCAACTGACACGC ATCAAAGAACTTGTTCTTGACAATTGTCGGAGCACGCATATAGTAGGTCTGACAGATGAATTTGTTGCATTAGAATCACTAAGCCTCATCAATGTGGGTCTTACCAGTCTAAAAGGCTTTCCAAAGTTGTCAAGTCTTAAGAAG ctGGAACTTAGTGACAACAGAATTTCTGGAGGTTTAAATCTTCTTCAGTCAAGTCCCAAGTTAACTCATCTCAATCTTAGTGGAAACAAGATCAAAGATCTCGATACACTTCAACCTTTA AAGgagtttaaaaatttaaaaaatttggaTCTCTTTAATAATGAAGTGACAAATTTGGACAATTATAGAGAGAAAGTTTTTAGCCTTATTCCCAGCCTTCGATGTCTTGATGG atTTGATACAGACGATTGTGAAGTAGATGATAGTGAAGGAGAGGATGATGAAGTAAATGGGAATGAAGATGGAGATGGAGATGCTAATGAAGAAGATAGTGAGGAAG TTTCAGATGAAGAAGAATTTGTCTTTGAGGAGGGTGATGTAGGATTAGAAGCTGTATACAAGGACGGTCTTGAA GATGAAAGTGATGAAGACGACTTTCTCTgtgacgaagaagaagaagaagaagatgatgACAATGAAGATGACGAACAGgatgaagaagaag AGTCATCTCCTGCTCGAGGTAAGAAGAGAAAACATGAAGATGTGGGAGACTCAGGAAACTAG
- the LOC126866594 gene encoding acidic leucine-rich nuclear phosphoprotein 32 family member A isoform X2 gives MEKRIELEKRGRNPGEIKELVLDNCRSTHIVGLTDEFVALESLSLINVGLTSLKGFPKLSSLKKLELSDNRISGGLNLLQSSPKLTHLNLSGNKIKDLDTLQPLKEFKNLKNLDLFNNEVTNLDNYREKVFSLIPSLRCLDGFDTDDCEVDDSEGEDDEVNGNEDGDGDANEEDSEEVSDEEEFVFEEGDVGLEAVYKDGLEDESDEDDFLCDEEEEEEDDDNEDDEQDEEEESSPARGKKRKHEDVGDSGN, from the exons ATCAAAGAACTTGTTCTTGACAATTGTCGGAGCACGCATATAGTAGGTCTGACAGATGAATTTGTTGCATTAGAATCACTAAGCCTCATCAATGTGGGTCTTACCAGTCTAAAAGGCTTTCCAAAGTTGTCAAGTCTTAAGAAG ctGGAACTTAGTGACAACAGAATTTCTGGAGGTTTAAATCTTCTTCAGTCAAGTCCCAAGTTAACTCATCTCAATCTTAGTGGAAACAAGATCAAAGATCTCGATACACTTCAACCTTTA AAGgagtttaaaaatttaaaaaatttggaTCTCTTTAATAATGAAGTGACAAATTTGGACAATTATAGAGAGAAAGTTTTTAGCCTTATTCCCAGCCTTCGATGTCTTGATGG atTTGATACAGACGATTGTGAAGTAGATGATAGTGAAGGAGAGGATGATGAAGTAAATGGGAATGAAGATGGAGATGGAGATGCTAATGAAGAAGATAGTGAGGAAG TTTCAGATGAAGAAGAATTTGTCTTTGAGGAGGGTGATGTAGGATTAGAAGCTGTATACAAGGACGGTCTTGAA GATGAAAGTGATGAAGACGACTTTCTCTgtgacgaagaagaagaagaagaagatgatgACAATGAAGATGACGAACAGgatgaagaagaag AGTCATCTCCTGCTCGAGGTAAGAAGAGAAAACATGAAGATGTGGGAGACTCAGGAAACTAG